CGTGGTGAGGTTGCCGGCGGCCACGTAGAGTTCGGGGAGGGGCTCGGCGGGCGTTGCAGGCAGCCAGGTGCGCCGAGCCTGACGCTCGCGGGTGGGCGGTTGAGACTGGGCGGCGGCGGTGCTCGCCACCAACAGGCAGAAGCTGGGCAGCAGCCACGTTGTGGGTAGGGCCAAGGGAGCAGAACCTCCAGGGTTCTCACCCTAGCATGGCGCGCATCGGGCGGCCTGGGCTCACCCTGGCAGTGCCTGTGAGTCCCCGACGCGTCGGGCTATGATTCAGGCCACACGCCCTTGGGGGGATTCATGGCGGAACAGCTTTGGTCGGACGACTTGCTGGAGCGGCCGCGGCAGCAGTGTGACCCACTGGCGGACGAGGCCGTGAGCGGCCTCTTCCAGAACGGGCAGGTGCCCGCCGCCAATACCCTCATGAAGCAGTTGGTGGCCAACGAACAGGTGCTGCCCGAGCAGCTCCCCGCGGGCCTGCGGGGTTACTTCGAGCAGAGTGGACGCCTGCCTCCCTGGGTGGACCTGGGGCTCCTGCGCAAGGGTGAGGAGCTGTTCGGCCGGTATGGTCCGCAGATCGTCCTCTCCCTGCTCTGCTCGTCCCTGCCCTCCTGCTACGCGGCCGCCAAGGGCGTGCAGGTGCTGCACCTCACCGCCCGGCTGGAGACGGACCCGTACCGCCGCATCCTCGAGACGTCCCAGATGATCATCGACGTGATGGCGCCGGGCGGTCTGGAATCCGGAGGGCTGGGGCTGCGCTCGGCGCAGAAGGTGCGCCTGATGCACGCCGCCGTCCGTCACCTCATCCGACGGAGCGGTCAGTGGAACGCCGAGTGGGGGCAGCCGATCAATCAGGAAGACATGGCAGGCACGCTGCTCACCTTCTCCAGCCTCATCCTCCAGTCGCTGAAGCGCATGGGCTGCGACTTCACGCCGGTCGAGTCCCAGGCCTACTACCACGCGTGGCGAGTGGTGGGCTTCGTCATGGGGCTCGATGAGCGGTTGATGCCGACAAGTGCCGAGGAGGGTGAGCGCCTGATGGCCACCATCCAGATCCGGCACTACCGCGCCTCCGCCGAGGGCCAGGCGATGACACGCGCCCTGCTGGA
This portion of the Hyalangium ruber genome encodes:
- a CDS encoding oxygenase MpaB family protein — translated: MAEQLWSDDLLERPRQQCDPLADEAVSGLFQNGQVPAANTLMKQLVANEQVLPEQLPAGLRGYFEQSGRLPPWVDLGLLRKGEELFGRYGPQIVLSLLCSSLPSCYAAAKGVQVLHLTARLETDPYRRILETSQMIIDVMAPGGLESGGLGLRSAQKVRLMHAAVRHLIRRSGQWNAEWGQPINQEDMAGTLLTFSSLILQSLKRMGCDFTPVESQAYYHAWRVVGFVMGLDERLMPTSAEEGERLMATIQIRHYRASAEGQAMTRALLEMMQHMLPGNAFDGMPATLTRYLVGDTTADLLGVPPSDWERITVGPLRMLGWVVDKKVDMKPPVVAKLVSLVGRRMLDGLVWINRGPERLPFRIPSALRESWGVQGWERA